One window of Anaerofustis stercorihominis DSM 17244 genomic DNA carries:
- a CDS encoding PspC domain-containing protein: MNKKLYKTKDGAMISGVLKGISEYLEVDVTLVRVIYVFLAVVTTGFPFLLLYIILACIMPDKSTLGYDDYEIK; this comes from the coding sequence ATGAATAAAAAACTTTATAAAACAAAAGACGGAGCTATGATAAGCGGTGTGCTTAAGGGGATCAGTGAATATTTGGAAGTTGATGTTACTTTGGTAAGGGTGATTTATGTTTTCCTGGCTGTAGTAACTACGGGATTTCCATTTTTACTGCTTTATATAATACTTGCTTGTATCATGCCTGATAAGAGTACTTTGGGTTATGATGATTATGAAATCAAGTAA